In Lactuca sativa cultivar Salinas chromosome 5, Lsat_Salinas_v11, whole genome shotgun sequence, the DNA window CCTAGACTTCGAAAACGCTTAACTTAATGATACAATCTCGGATCACAGACTGATCGATGTGGTGAATCATCAAGAACAGAGTAGTATAGTCCTTGTTTACGAATCTATGGAGACGAATCTAACAAGTTTTATCCGGATTTATCCAAAAGTTATGAAGATTCCACGAACAATCAAAGTAAGTGTTCTCGAACTAAATTCGCAACCCATTTCAATGGCTTATTGTTCATTGTGGCATTTTACAGGAACTTTTACGCCAGATTTTGCTTGCAGCATCCTATTATCATTCTTTTAACATTGTTCATGGAGGAATTAAACCCGCGAATACGTTCATCGATCCTGCAACAAACACTTTGAAGATTACAGACTTTGTATGGCCTAGGACACTGTTTAACTCCAACACTGAAGATCCAAATGAGGTAGATATGTTTTAATTATTCATGAGAATTAATTATTCATGagaatttattttttgttatagGAATTGGGTTTCTGTTACAAGGCTCCTGAAATTCTTGTGGAGCATAAACAATTCAGCACTGCAATCGATGTTTGGTCTGTTGGATGCATTTTTGCAGAAATGGTGACTCAGAAGCCTCTGTTTTCAGCTACCTCGGAATTTCATCAACTTGCAAAAATTTTCAGgtttctgattttattttaatgtgtaaacacataaatatattgaggaaattacacgaatggtcctatAGTTTagagtaatttgcatgtttggtccctaacttatttttttaactcggaaagtatCTATTGTTTGTGTTTGTGGcgtgcttggtccctgtcttacctaaaaagactattttgccattgatttAAATAAGGTTGGGTAGGTAAGATAAGGTAAGATGAGTTGGAAGTGAGGTTAGGATGtgcttatttaaataaattacaaaatcaaggacaaaatag includes these proteins:
- the LOC111878923 gene encoding cell division control protein 2 homolog, with amino-acid sequence MEKYKLIAKIKKGVFQGLCLLSSQTVTLKQLGFPDNEGVPGSLIKEITLLQAMRHANIIRLIDVVNHQEQSSIVLVYESMETNLTSFIRIYPKVMKIPRTIKELLRQILLAASYYHSFNIVHGGIKPANTFIDPATNTLKITDFVWPRTLFNSNTEDPNEELGFCYKAPEILVEHKQFSTAIDVWSVGCIFAEMVTQKPLFSATSEFHQLAKIFSIMGTPSEETWPGFSRIYRYLHIYNHCKPKDLRKLVTGLEPAGIDLLHKLLYMDPKGRITARQALEHVYFQN